From Campylobacter lari, the proteins below share one genomic window:
- a CDS encoding acylneuraminate cytidylyltransferase family protein translates to MKIVAIMPIKLHNKRCPNKNIRLLGQKPLLRYNLEVLKRINSIDAIYVYCSDKKINNFIDDDIVFLERSKKLDEDNTNFTEIFQEFINTIEADIYIYSHATAPFLKESSILKCLENVIKNGHDSSFTVTKIQDYLWTSDFKPLNFNPMLISRSQDLEVVYRETSGVYVFKKEVFMKYKKRVGINPKAVEVSFVESIDINTEEDFELASIIVKNLKGDNYGGN, encoded by the coding sequence ATGAAAATAGTCGCTATAATGCCAATAAAATTACATAATAAAAGATGCCCAAATAAAAATATTAGACTATTAGGTCAAAAACCTTTATTGCGGTATAATTTAGAAGTATTAAAGAGAATTAATAGTATAGATGCGATTTATGTTTATTGCAGTGATAAAAAAATTAACAATTTTATTGATGATGATATTGTTTTTTTGGAAAGATCAAAAAAGTTAGATGAAGATAATACAAATTTTACAGAAATTTTTCAAGAATTTATAAACACAATTGAAGCTGATATTTATATATATTCTCATGCAACCGCTCCATTCTTAAAAGAGAGTAGTATTTTAAAGTGCCTTGAAAATGTTATCAAAAATGGGCATGATTCTTCTTTTACTGTTACTAAAATTCAAGATTATCTATGGACAAGTGATTTCAAGCCTTTAAATTTTAATCCTATGCTTATTTCACGAAGCCAAGATTTGGAGGTTGTTTATAGGGAAACATCCGGTGTGTATGTTTTTAAAAAAGAAGTATTTATGAAATACAAGAAAAGAGTAGGGATAAATCCAAAAGCTGTTGAAGTGTCTTTTGTTGAATCTATAGATATAAATACAGAAGAGGATTTTGAATTAGCAAGTATTATTGTAAAAAATTTAAAAGGAGATAATTATGGCGGAAATTAA